The region TCTATATATAAACACAGTAagttttttcttgtttttcatAATCTGGGATTTTATGAATCCTAAGTGAtgtttatgttttgatttgttttgggGACAGTGTATCCAAAGGTTAAGGTTAGAACAGACGAAAGTGGAGAAGATGATCACCATGAACATAATTGGAGTTCTTTGCTTTCTTTAAAGGATATTCAATTTCTCTTATTACAGGATCCTCGTTTTCCAGGTACTTCTTTGTTTCCTTTTTCTATGAATTCACTACAAGTTTTTATACCATCTTATATACGTTACTCGTGAGTTATTCGAGATCGAGTTAAAGCTCGAGCTATTTGAGTTTAATCTCGAGCCGCCTTTGACTATTAaatatagagacttgagactagaGAAGGCTCTTACACAAAAATACTCGATCTTTAGCGTATTTGAGTAATGGAAAGTCGTTAAAGTTCGAGCTTGAGAATTTAAGCCCATTTGAACTCGAGCTTAAACTTACATTCCACCCGAGTACGAGTTTGACATAACTCGTGCTGGGCTCGGCTCATTTAGATCCCTAGTTGAAGTTATTTCTTGTATAAGCTAAATGAGTTTCTTGTTGACATTTATTTCTACAGTGAAGGAGTATCGAGATGTTTCTCCATTACCCATTGCAAGAATTCCCAGCTCCTATGTACCTAATGTAGTCTTGCCAACAGAATTGCCTTCTCAAGGTTACACTTAAAACTCTCTTTAGACTTTGAACATCAGTACCTAATTACATATCTGATCTTTTTAAGTTCTTACTAATGAGCTTTTGTAATTCACAGAACCGGACAACAAAAGCAGCACTTCTACTGAGGAGGAGGATAAACCAAAGGTCAGAGCCAGTTCGGTGTCTCGTCCCCGTGCTGTCATATCTAGTCCTGGTGAGTATTCGTTGCTAATTTAcgacttttttctttcttctaaaTGATGTACGATGCCAAAATACGTATAACATCAACGAATTTATTTAGATACTGCAAAAGAACTCTGACTAATGACATCTCCTAATTTTGGGTTTAGATAATGATGCACTGGTtgcaaacaaaaacaaagttaAAGCACTCAGGCCTTCTGCTTTGAAGAGGCCTAATGTGATTCAAAGCAGACATGAACAATGTAAGGTTGCCCCTAGTCAAGCCACTGATGGATGGAACGCAACAACGAAGTGCACGAACACTACTACTGATAAGAAGATTAATCTTAGACAAGAAAAAGGTTCGGCAACTGCACTATCAAACCATAGAAGAAATGGCACAGCTACTAAACCAAGTTTTGTAACAAATTGATAGCTTTCTCTACATGTGTTGTTATCTACTGAGAGCATTTTTGATTCCTCGTGAAAATACTACAGGCTGAATTACATTCTACATCTTTCTTATTTACTAACAAAAAACATTG is a window of Mercurialis annua linkage group LG2, ddMerAnnu1.2, whole genome shotgun sequence DNA encoding:
- the LOC126667976 gene encoding uncharacterized protein LOC126667976; its protein translation is MYPKVKVRTDESGEDDHHEHNWSSLLSLKDIQFLLLQDPRFPVKEYRDVSPLPIARIPSSYVPNVVLPTELPSQEPDNKSSTSTEEEDKPKVRASSVSRPRAVISSPDNDALVANKNKVKALRPSALKRPNVIQSRHEQCKVAPSQATDGWNATTKCTNTTTDKKINLRQEKGSATALSNHRRNGTATKPSFVTN